The Bemisia tabaci chromosome 5, PGI_BMITA_v3 genome includes a window with the following:
- the LOC140224629 gene encoding beta-1,4-galactosyltransferase galt-1-like: MRRENEDGALPGRPCRWMGSAATRRLNFTAMRESANLHLKMCWVNKLMEFIELNILLGMSHFFLYNVSIGREGSCAIQQYVKDGIVTILPWKLDMTSDKEIRMVGIFAALNDCLYRSMHHYSHTAVIDLDEFIIPQEQLTLPRLISRLDQKFDTRKTGGYSFRNTFFYLQWPDDARLNHKYSVITDNFLTLRKTRRKVKLNQHRERSKYICKPELVKELGNHFIWEFMPGYGMLEVSPDFGMSHHYRVCEFGGDDCVQAESIVDRTVYRYAVISPLFKKNIL; the protein is encoded by the exons atGCGAAGAGAAAATGAAGATGGGGCGCTGCCGGGAAGACCGTGTCGCTGGATGGGCAGCGCAGCAACGCGGCGATTAAATTTCACTGCGATGAGAGAGTCGGCGAATCTGCATCTAAAAATGTGTTGG GTGAATAAACTGATGGAATTCATCGAGCTGAACATACTGCTGGGAATGTCTCATTTCTTCCTTTACAATGTATCAATAGGGCGCGAAGGAAGCTGCGCTATCCAGCAGTACGTTAAAGATGGTATCGTCACGATCCTTCCTTGGAAACTAGACATGACGTCAGACAAAGAGATCCGAATGGTGGGAATTTTTGCAGCGCTGAATGATTGCCTTTACCGCAGTATGCACCATTACTCGCACACTGCTGTCATCGATCTGGATGAATTCATCATCCCGCAGGAACAGCTCACTTTGCCTCGGCTGATCAG CCGGTTAGACCAAAAGTTCGACACCCGCAAGACTGGCGGATACTCCTTCCGAAACACGTTCTTCTACCTCCAATGGCCGGACGACGCAAGACTCAACCACAAGTATTCCGTCATCACCGACAACTTTTTGACCCTCCGCAAGACTCGTCGAAAAGTGAAATTGAACCAACACAGAGAGCGCTCGAAATATATTTGTAAGCCAGAGTTGGTCAAAGAACTCGGCAATCATTTCATCTGGGAGTTCATGCCAGGTTACGGCATGTTAGAGGTGTCGCCCGACTTCGGTATGTCACATCACTATAGAGTCTGCGAATTCGGCGGGGATGACTGCGTGCAGGCTGAATCCATCGTCGATCGAACAGTGTATCGCTACGCGG tgatttctcCTCTCTTTAAGAAGAATATTCTATAA